TCCGTGGGACGCGATGGTCGTTCCGTCGTGGGCCGACCTGCTGTTGCCCGTCTCGGTTCGGACGTGGACGCTCGCGAACGCAGCCGGAGAGCTACTCGTCGGGCTCCTGTTGTTCACCGACCGCTACACCGCGCCGCTCGCGGCGTTCGTCCTCCTCTCGCTGTCGGGGACGCTCTGTTACATCGCGCTCGTCGCGGCGACGGGCGCGAGCGTCGGCGTTGCGACAGAACTGCTCGTCATTATCGCGATTCACGATATCGGACTCGCGGGGCTCGCTGCACGCGTTACGCTCGACGCGCTCACACGCGACTCTTGAGTTCGACCCGGTAGCCGAACGGGTCGCGCACGTACACCGCGCCCGCGACGCCCGTCGCACCGAGCGGCGAATCGAGTTCCGTCTCGATATCGACGCCGGCCTCCGTGAGCTGTGACTTCACCGCCTCGATGTCCTCCTCGACGACGATACAGAGGTGGTCGTAGTTCACCGCCTCCTGCGGCTCGAAGTCGTCGGTCGGCCAGAGGTGGACGACGCCCGTCGCGGAGAGGCGCACGTCGAAGAACGGCTTCTCGCCCGCCTCGTAGAGGTCGTCTTCGATTCGAAAGCCGAGCTTCTGCTCGTAGAACTCCCGTGCCGACTGTTTCCCGTCGGCCGGCACGTTCAGATTCACGTGGTCGATGTGGCTCGCCTGCATACCCGCCGTTGGAACGCGCCGGCAGAAAAGCTGTTCCGCCGCCGCCGTGGGTGCGAATTAAACCGCCGGCGGCCGTACCCCGACGTATGAAGGTGTACACCGGCCGCGGTGACGAGGGAATGACCGACCTCCGAGACATGTCCCGCGTCTCGAAGACCAGCTTCCGCATCGAGGCGTACGGCACCGTCGACGAGGCGAACTCCGCCATCGGCGTGCTCCGGCCCTCGGGGTACGACGACGTGGACGAACAGCTGCGCGAGATACAGAACCACCTCCACATCGTGCAGGCGGACCTCGCGACGCCCGACCCGGAAGACGAGGAGACGCCCCACCTCCAGCCGGAACACACCGAGTGGCTGGAGGAGCTTATCGACGGCTACGACGACGAACTGGAGCCGCTGGAGTCGTTCATCCTCCCGAGCGGGAGCGACGTGGGCGCACGGCTCCACCAGGCCCGCGCCATCTGTCGGCGCGCCGAACGCCGGTGTGTCGACCTCGCCGGCGACGAACCAATCAACGCCGAGGTGGTCGCGTATCTGAACCGGCTCTCCGACGCACTGTTCGTCCTCGCGCGTGTCGTGAACGCACGCGACGGCATCGAAGAGGAGTCGCCGCAGTACTGAGTCACCGAAGCGTAGTTCTTAAGCATAGCCACGGGGTACGAACGAGCACGGGTTGGTGGTCTAGTCCGGTTATGACACCTCCTTCACACGGAGGAAGCCGGCGGTTCAAATCCGCCCCGACCCATCCGTTTACTTCCTATCCCCTCAGTAGTGAATCGCAAGAGGGCAGTACATCGACGTTGCACCCCTCTTGCAACCCGTGAAGCTCCGAACGTCTCGCCGAGTGATGTCTGAGACGCGTCGACGAACAGACCCGTGGGTTCGACAGCGGGGGTTCCTCCCAGAACGGGCGAGGAGATAACGTGCCAGCGAGCACTGCGAGTGTGACGAACAGCGTCTGCTGAGAGCGGGCGACGAGGTGGCGGTAATCTGTCCGTTGTGTCGAGAGGACACGCTGGGCGGCTGTGTCCGGTTTTTCGGCCAGGTCGTCGCGCCTGTCATCTCTCAATCGAGCGGTTCTGAAAAAGGGCGTTCGGCCTGTGTGCGTTAGCTGCTCGTCGTGTTTGCCGTCCCGCTGCCGCTGGTGCTGCTCGCGACGTTGCTCACGGTCACGACGAACGTCGTCTGGAACATACCGGGCTTGGTCGCGAGCTGGTTCGACTGGCCGTCGAACAGGGTCACGTCGACGGTGAGTTCGACGGTCCGACTGTTGTCCCCGCCGTCGGTGTTGGCGTCGAAGTTCCCACCGTTGAGCATCCCACCGTTGTTACTCAACAGGCCAGCCGTGTCGAGCGTGTGGGTGACACTCCCCGTCTTTCCCGGCGTCGAGACGGCCTTCGTCGTCTGAATCGCCTGGCCGGTAGCCGTTGACGACTGGCTGTTCACGTCTGTCGAGGCCGTGACGACGTACTCGATTTCTGCCACGTCGGACTCCTGTCCGTCCCAGTCGATGGTGAACTCCGGTGCAATCTCCAGTGTCGTCAACGTCCCGTCGTTGCTCGAGGTCGACGTATCGGCTGCGGTGAACTCACCTGCGACCGCAGACTGGGAGCTGGCGGCGATAGCGCCGACGCCGGTCCCGGCAGCAACAAAAACGCCGGCGGCACTCTTCAGCACGGTTCGACGGTCGAGGACGGAGCGTTGGGGGGTGTCCATGCCACAGCCGACGCATGAGCGACGGATAAAACACGGGTGTCAGATGCGGTACCTGCCGGTCTCCTCTGCAGCCGCTACGTGAACGGCCCGTCGGCGAGCAGTTCGTCGAGACTCGCCTCGTCCTCGGTCGGCGGCGGCGAGTCAACCGGGTCGTCCGGCGATGGCGACTCGCTGGTGTCGGGCATCACCTCGACGACGGTGTCCTCGTGGTCCGCCGCCGCGAGGATATCGCCGACGACGGCTCCCGGAAGTTCGACGGACAGCACGGTGACGATACTCGCTGCCGCCCCGAGGTCGCGACAGTCGACTGCTGCGCGGTGGGCGCGCACCATCGCGGCCAACTGCTCGTCGGTGACGTTGAGCGTCGGCTTCAGCTCTCGCCACCGCTCGGCCGGGAAGACGACGGTGACGACGTCGTCGTCGACGGACACCGGCGTCACGAGGGTTCCGTCGGCGGCCGTCGCGGCGGTGAGCCAGCGGCCCAGCGCGGCGCGATTTCGCTGTGTCCACCGGTGAAGTCCATCCAGCAGTCGGACGAGCGAGGGTTCGCCGTCGGCGGTCTCGTCGTAGACGGCTGTTTCACGGGCTCGCTCGACTGCTTCCGGCGGGACGGGGGCGGCAAACGGCTCGACCGCGGCTCCCGGCTCCGGTGTTGGCTCTGGCGTCGAACGGTCGGAAAACTGGTCGCGAACTCGGTCCCTGAGGTGGGTGAACAGTGAGTCGGGCATCTGTAGGGGGTAACGTCGACGCGGGATAGATTCACCACAGCGACAGCCCAATAAATGTGTTGTGGTCACTGTGTCCTATCGCGGACAACAGCCGACGCAAGCCCCAAGCGTGTCTGCTCCTATACTACGGATATGCGGTCCATTCCGACACCACCCGACGCTGGTGTCATCGACGCGGTACGGTTCGGCACCGACACGTTCCGGTATCTCGACGGTATCCAGACCCGGTACGACGACGCGCTCCAGATTCCGATTCCGACGCGACCGCCGCTGGTCATCGTGACGAATCCGACGCTGGCGCGCGACCTGCTCTCGCGACCCGACGACTTCGGACGGGTCCCCGCCCGCGAGACGGACTCACTCATCGCCTCACAGGGGCTCGTTCAAAGCGAGGGCGAACTGTGGGAACAGCAACGCTCCGTCGTCGCGCCGGCCTTCTCCGGACGGCAGGTCGCGGCGTACGCCGACACCGTCGGCAGACGCGTCGAGGCGCTCGCCGAGGAGTGGGCCGACCGCGACGACGACGATATCGACCTCCACCGCGAGATGACGACGCTCACGGTCCGGGTCGCGACCGAGGTGTTACTCGGCAAGGACATCGGCCGCGAACGCGCCGTCGAGTTCCACGAGTGGATGGCGGTCGCCGGCGAGGAGCTGGAGTTCGGCATCGACATCGCCACGCCGGAGTGGCTCCCGACGCGCGTCTCTCCGGCCTTCCGTGAGGCCGCGGCCAACATCCGCGGGCTGGCGGAGGACATGATCGAAGACCGTCGCGAGTCGCTCGCGAACGGCGAGCACACCGGCCCGCCGGATATGCTCACCATCCTCATCCAGCGCGAGGACGACCCCGACGTGGAGTACCCGGAAAACCAGATTCGCGACGAGGTGGCGACGTTCCTCATCGCCGGCCACGAAACCACGGCGTTGAGTCTCACCTACACGCTCGCGCTGCTGTCTGACAACCCCGAGGTTCGCGAGTCGGTTCGCACCGAAGCACGCGGGGTCATCGGCGACGGCCCGCTCGACCACGACGACGTGGACCGACTGCCGGCGACACAGCGTGCCTACAACGAGTCGCTCCGGCTGTACCCGCCCGCGTGGGGGGTGTTCCGGCAGGCCAACCACGCGACCGACCTCGGCGACTACGACGTGCCCGACGGCGCGGCGACCATCGTCCCGCTGTGGTCGATTCACCGCGACGCGCGCCACTTCGAATCGCCCGACAGCTTCGACCCGAGCCGGTGGGAGCGGCGTTCGCCGACCAGCGTCGACGCCTACTTCCCCTTCTCGACCGGCCCACACGCCTGTATCGGGCGAAGCTTCGCGCTCTCGGGCGCGACGCTCGCGCTCGCGCGACTCGTCGCCGACTTCGACGTGGATGTGCCCCCCGGCGCGCTCGATGACCTCCGGCTCACGCCGACGCTGCGCCCGCGCGACGGCGTCCCGGCGACGCTCTCGACGCCCGACGACAGGTAGTGCGATTTAACAGCACGCGACGAGTTTCCCCGACCGATGGGGAGCGACATCGGAGGCGATGGACTGCGACGGTGGCTGCTCGTCACCGGGAACCGCCGAGCGGTAACCGTGTTTCTCGTCGTCTCGCTGTACGTCGCGATGTTCCCACTCAGCGTCTTCGACCAGGCCGGCGTCAACCCGATTTTCGGCGAGCGAAGCTCGGTCGCCGCCCTGTTGAACACACTGCTGTCGGGTGTCATCCTGCTCGTCTCCGTCGTCGTCTCGATTGCCTCGCTGTTCACCTCACAGGAGCTGTCGCCCGTCGGTCGCCAGCGCGAGCGCGTCGACTCCTCCCACGAGTTCCGCCACGAGACGGAGTCGATACTCGACCGCGAGGTGAGTCCCGTCCGACCGAGCGCGTTTCTCCGGGCGATTACGCAGGCGGTCCTCCAGCGGGCACAGGAGATTCGCGACAGCATCGACGGCGACGACCACGTCAAACCGGCCGACGATGAGCCAGACGGGCTACAGTCGGCTATCGACAGCTACGTCGACCGCGTGGCAGACGACACCGAACGCGTGAACCAGACGCTCGGCAGCGACGACACCGACACATTCGGGATGTTGCTCGCTGCCTTGGAGTAC
This portion of the Halosegnis longus genome encodes:
- a CDS encoding VOC family protein encodes the protein MQASHIDHVNLNVPADGKQSAREFYEQKLGFRIEDDLYEAGEKPFFDVRLSATGVVHLWPTDDFEPQEAVNYDHLCIVVEEDIEAVKSQLTEAGVDIETELDSPLGATGVAGAVYVRDPFGYRVELKSRV
- a CDS encoding cob(I)yrinic acid a,c-diamide adenosyltransferase, which produces MKVYTGRGDEGMTDLRDMSRVSKTSFRIEAYGTVDEANSAIGVLRPSGYDDVDEQLREIQNHLHIVQADLATPDPEDEETPHLQPEHTEWLEELIDGYDDELEPLESFILPSGSDVGARLHQARAICRRAERRCVDLAGDEPINAEVVAYLNRLSDALFVLARVVNARDGIEEESPQY
- a CDS encoding DoxX family membrane protein — protein: MSRAHRLADSVATLDRLPLARLALAVTITLAGVHKLVAPAPWDAMVVPSWADLLLPVSVRTWTLANAAGELLVGLLLFTDRYTAPLAAFVLLSLSGTLCYIALVAATGASVGVATELLVIIAIHDIGLAGLAARVTLDALTRDS
- a CDS encoding cytochrome P450, with amino-acid sequence MRSIPTPPDAGVIDAVRFGTDTFRYLDGIQTRYDDALQIPIPTRPPLVIVTNPTLARDLLSRPDDFGRVPARETDSLIASQGLVQSEGELWEQQRSVVAPAFSGRQVAAYADTVGRRVEALAEEWADRDDDDIDLHREMTTLTVRVATEVLLGKDIGRERAVEFHEWMAVAGEELEFGIDIATPEWLPTRVSPAFREAAANIRGLAEDMIEDRRESLANGEHTGPPDMLTILIQREDDPDVEYPENQIRDEVATFLIAGHETTALSLTYTLALLSDNPEVRESVRTEARGVIGDGPLDHDDVDRLPATQRAYNESLRLYPPAWGVFRQANHATDLGDYDVPDGAATIVPLWSIHRDARHFESPDSFDPSRWERRSPTSVDAYFPFSTGPHACIGRSFALSGATLALARLVADFDVDVPPGALDDLRLTPTLRPRDGVPATLSTPDDR